In a single window of the Helicobacter felis ATCC 49179 genome:
- a CDS encoding KdsC family phosphatase, with the protein MHQIKVFLCDCDGTLTDGGMYYLEDGQQFKKFSVADGIGFELLKSAGIKTGILTGEVTPIVEHRAKKLKVDYLYQGCSPQGKLEAAREICAKEGISLEQVAYVGDDVNDLPLLEQVGLKACVQNAQESLKALPGIILLNTQGGQGALRELINLILEHPTELKS; encoded by the coding sequence ATGCACCAGATTAAAGTCTTTTTATGCGATTGTGATGGCACGCTCACTGATGGGGGCATGTATTATTTAGAAGATGGACAACAATTTAAAAAATTCAGTGTCGCCGATGGGATTGGTTTTGAATTATTGAAAAGCGCGGGCATTAAAACGGGCATTCTTACCGGCGAGGTTACGCCCATCGTAGAACACCGCGCTAAAAAACTTAAAGTAGATTATCTCTATCAAGGCTGTAGCCCGCAGGGCAAATTAGAGGCTGCGCGTGAAATTTGCGCCAAAGAGGGGATTAGCCTAGAACAAGTGGCTTATGTGGGCGATGATGTAAATGATCTCCCCCTTTTGGAGCAAGTGGGGTTAAAAGCCTGCGTGCAAAACGCTCAAGAGAGCCTAAAGGCTTTGCCGGGGATCATTCTCTTAAACACGCAGGGGGGACAGGGCGCGCTAAGAGAGCTGATCAACCTGATTTTAGAACACCCTACAGAACTTAAAAGTTAA